One Bacillota bacterium genomic region harbors:
- a CDS encoding isocitrate/isopropylmalate dehydrogenase family protein — MHNITLIRGDGVGPEISEAALSIIDSAGVKIAWDEVIAGQEAEKKYGDPLPKITVDSIRRNSVALKGPLTTQVGKGFRSINVALRQDLDLFVNLRPVKSLKGVNSLFQDIDLVVVRENTEDLYSGVEHMVGEDAAESIKIITRRASERVARYAFDYALKYGRKKVTAIHKANIMKFSDGLFLESVRHIAKNYPDIEFNDLIVDNAAMQLVLNPYQFDLIVAPNLYGDILSDLCAGLIGGLGLTPGANIGDKISVFEPVHGSAPDLAGKSLANPTAMILSSIYMLRHLGEKDAAYRIEQALADVVREGRFVTADLGGSSKTMEMAEAVIAKI; from the coding sequence ATGCATAACATAACCTTGATCAGGGGCGATGGAGTAGGACCCGAAATCTCAGAGGCGGCATTAAGCATTATAGATTCGGCCGGAGTAAAGATTGCCTGGGATGAAGTAATTGCCGGTCAGGAAGCAGAAAAGAAATACGGTGATCCGCTGCCAAAAATTACTGTGGATTCGATCAGGAGAAACAGCGTTGCCCTGAAAGGCCCCCTGACTACCCAGGTGGGGAAAGGTTTTCGCAGCATCAACGTCGCTCTGCGCCAGGATCTTGATCTTTTCGTTAACCTGCGACCGGTAAAAAGCCTGAAGGGGGTAAATTCCCTTTTTCAGGATATTGATCTGGTGGTTGTCCGTGAGAACACCGAAGATTTATATTCCGGCGTGGAACATATGGTTGGAGAAGATGCTGCCGAAAGCATAAAAATAATCACCCGCAGAGCTTCCGAACGGGTGGCCCGGTATGCCTTTGACTATGCTCTGAAGTATGGTCGTAAAAAAGTTACTGCTATCCACAAAGCTAATATAATGAAGTTCAGCGATGGACTGTTTCTTGAATCGGTCCGACATATTGCCAAAAATTACCCGGATATAGAATTCAATGATCTCATCGTTGATAACGCTGCGATGCAGCTGGTTTTAAATCCCTATCAGTTTGACCTGATTGTTGCTCCGAACCTGTACGGAGATATTCTTTCGGATTTATGTGCAGGTCTGATCGGGGGTTTGGGACTTACTCCCGGAGCTAATATTGGGGATAAAATATCGGTTTTTGAACCTGTCCACGGCAGTGCGCCTGATCTAGCCGGAAAAAGCCTGGCTAATCCCACGGCCATGATCCTTTCTTCCATATACATGCTTCGGCACCTGGGAGAAAAGGATGCAGCTTATCGAATTGAACAAGCCCTGGCAGATGTTGTGAGAGAAGGCCGCTTCGTTACTGCCGATCTTGGCGGAAGCAGCAAAACTATGGAGATGGCAGAGGCCGTAATTGCAAAAATTTAA
- a CDS encoding nitrilase-related carbon-nitrogen hydrolase, producing the protein MRVAALTLARIRTNDTGLYKKDLSRLLENSRPDLAVLPAFSSLVLGVDSGAVKNYDQFDQTVKFHMADSTDWNRYFLNLHSEIASSLGIFLTAGTIFENKSGSYYHTACCFDPDGRLVASQQQTHLTFAEKKIGLSRGEDLHLFNLGELKAGLVIGNDARHPEIGRIFGLLGADILLCSGALRAGPHCWQETAGMWAQVQQNQFWAVEANLNGQIANYQFGAAPAVLGPCEITPGQSGYLERGYPDSPLITARLDQSSRLQIKANYPLLEQLNPEAYDRLLNRKV; encoded by the coding sequence ATGCGGGTAGCTGCACTGACGTTAGCCAGGATCCGAACGAACGATACCGGTTTATATAAAAAAGATCTAAGCAGGCTGCTGGAAAACTCCAGACCGGATCTTGCTGTTCTCCCGGCATTCAGTTCTCTGGTCCTCGGAGTAGATTCCGGCGCAGTCAAAAACTACGATCAATTCGATCAAACTGTAAAATTTCATATGGCAGATTCAACGGACTGGAACAGATACTTCCTGAATCTTCATTCAGAAATTGCTTCTTCCCTCGGTATTTTCCTTACAGCCGGGACAATATTTGAAAATAAATCAGGTTCTTATTACCATACAGCCTGCTGCTTTGATCCTGACGGCCGCCTTGTAGCTTCCCAGCAGCAAACCCACCTTACCTTTGCCGAAAAAAAAATAGGACTGAGCAGGGGAGAAGACCTCCATCTTTTTAATCTGGGTGAACTGAAAGCCGGATTGGTCATCGGCAATGATGCCCGACACCCTGAAATAGGTCGAATCTTCGGCCTGCTCGGAGCAGACATACTTCTCTGCAGTGGGGCTCTCCGGGCAGGACCTCACTGCTGGCAGGAAACGGCAGGTATGTGGGCCCAGGTCCAGCAGAATCAGTTCTGGGCTGTTGAAGCCAACCTGAATGGCCAGATTGCCAATTATCAGTTCGGGGCGGCTCCGGCCGTTCTCGGCCCCTGTGAAATAACTCCCGGCCAGAGCGGTTATCTGGAACGCGGATACCCGGACAGCCCGTTGATTACCGCTCGATTAGACCAGTCAAGCCGTCTGCAAATCAAGGCCAATTACCCGCTTCTGGAGCAATTAAATCCTGAAGCCTATGATAGATTATTAAACCGAAAGGTGTAA